CTCGCCCTACCTGCACCCCGGGGCTGCAGGCGACCCtccgcagcccccgccccgcagctTCAGCCCAGTGCTGGGCCCCCGGCCACGGGAGCCCTCGCCTGTGCGCTATGACAACCTGTCCAGGACCATCATGGCCTCCATCCAGGAGCGCAAGGATAGGGAGGAGCGTGAGCGGCTGCTGCGGTCTCAGGCGGACTCGCTCTTCGGTGACTCCGGTGTGTACGACGCGCCCAGCTCCTACAGCCTGCAGCAGGCCAGCATGCTGTCCGAGGGCCCCCGCGGCCCTGTGCTGCGCTACGGCTCCCGAGACGACCTGGTGGCTGGGCCTGGCTTCGGGGGCGCCCGAAACCCCGCACTACAGACGTCGCTGTCCTCGCTGTCCAGCGCAGTGAGCCGGGCGCCGaggacctcctcctcctccctgcaggcGGACCTGGTCAACAACAACGCCCCGGGACCCCGGCCAGGCAGTGGCTCCCACAGGTCTCCCCTGCGCCAgggcccgccctccccacccagcactccccgCTCGCCTTCCTACCTGGGCCCCAAAGCCGTTGCCTTCATCCACACGGACCTCCCGGAGCCACCGCCCTCGCTGGCCGTGcagaggtgggtgctgggggtgctgcAGGCTTCCCGGCAGCGGGCAGGTGTCCATCTGTCTGTGGGGCCACTTGGCTAAGCCAGTGTGGGTTATCTGCAAGGCCTGATGTGGCCTGTGGGGTGGTCCTTCCCCACCTTGCAGGCTCCTGGCTGGCCTGTGTGAGGGTTGCGCCCTTCCAAGGGTGCCCTGGCACGTCCTGAGGTGTGCGAGGACTTGTGTCCTGGCCTAATGCCCCACATGCCCTCAGCCAGCAGGCCCATGCGTGGGGGCACCAGGCTTGCTTCCTCGGGAGGTGGTGCCACTGTCCCCGTCCAGAAGGCTGAATCTGGGGGACAGCACCCTGCAGCACAATGCGCTACCGTGGGTGGGGCCCACAGCCCCTGGGAGCAGGGGCTTCCCTGCTGAGAGGTGCAGAAACTGGGCCCTGAAGGGCAGGCTGGTCCCAAGCCCCCAGTGGGTGGGTAACTGAGAATGTGGACCGGCTGCTTGGCAGGTCAGGTCCAAGCTCAAGAACTCGAGTGCAGGCTGGGTCAGGGAGTCTCTGCTGTGGGGGCAGCAGGTCCAGCAGGTGGtggctgtgcagaggcagggatGGCGGCCGAAGTAGGGAGGGCCCCCTGCCCTCCTGATGAGACAGTGAGGTAATTGCTAGGAAGGCATCCGGCCAGGAGGGCAGCCCCTCATTTTCCTCGGAGGCGGGGATGGGGAAGGGGCCACCCAGATGGTAACTTAGGGTGCCAGGACCGGGCAGAACCAGGGCCTTAGCTGGCTTCCCCATGCTGTGATCTTGCCAGTGGGAGGGACCAAGGGACGTAGGGGTGTGACAGCCATTCTGATGCCTGTCCTGTGACAGCAcagccctccccctgcaggcTCGGTGCAGCCCCCTGTTTTCTGGGCGGCCCCTTCTGAGCTCAGTGGCATGGGCCACTCAGGGCTCTGTCTGCATTGTCTGTCCCGTTGCCTTCATCGGCCTCTGTCCTGCCGTGGTCCCTTGTTCaccgtgtgtgtgcatgtatgtgtttgCTTTGATGCAGGGACCACCCTCAGCTGAAGACCCCCCCAAGTAAGCTTAACGGGCAGTCCCCGGGCCTGGCCCGCCTGGGCCCTGCTGCCGGCCCCCCGGGGCCCTCCACCAGCCCTGCCCGGCACACGCTTGTTAAGAAGGTGTCTGGCGTGGGTGGGACCACGTACGAGATCTCGGTGTGAGAAGTGACTGCCACCCATCTGCTGTGGCACTACGGGGACCAGGACCCCCCAgcggctgcccccacccccagacttcTCTGCCCTGACAGAGGAGGCGGCCCAGGCCTGGTGTGGACACGTCAGCAGGAGCGAGAGCCACGCTTCCACAAGTCTGTCCCCTGTACCCCACCTGTCCATCCCCTTGTCTGCACCCTGGGGCGCGGGCAGGCCGAGGGCCTCAGGCTGCAGATCTGTGTCGGTGCCCCTGCTGGGCCTTGAGGGGGCACGGACTGCATCTGTGTGGACTGCACCCATGTCCCGAGGTTGTCACCAGGCcagcccccaccactccccttgTAGATGGGTCCCTGTGGCCCAGACGTGGACAGAGGGGCCTGGGTCCCTGGCCGTCCTCTGGACTGAGGGCCTGCTGCCTGGCTGACCCCAACCTGCTGCCTTTCAGGGACCGGCTGGAAACTTCTAGTTGGGCGAGGCCGATTCTTCTGTGGGGAGTCCAGCCCTGGCCCGCAGGCACCCAGCTCCGGCGCTCCTCTGGGTTCTGATGGACAGggggacggacggacggacagacggacagactGCCAGCTGTGGGAGGGGTCCTGGCTCCACGTGTCCTGTCTCGCCCAGCCGGTGGGCGTGTCCCCGTGTCTGTGCGCTGAGCTGCCATGCCATGTCCCACGTGTTAAAGCtcaggcccctgctgcccccactgccGGGAAACTCGCTGTCATTGAAGCCTTAACCTCTGCTTTATGCTCTTGTGGGTGGCAACGGGGGCAGGCGGGAGCAGGCACAGGCGGGACACTGCTGCAGGGGCCTCTGAGACCAGGAGCCCTTTCCCTGCCAAACGAGATTCCCTACCCCAAGGCATGCAGAGTCGGGGCGCCGGAGCCTCGGCGCCTGCGTGGGAAGCACATGGGGAGGGGGTCAGAGCTCTGCCTGGTGCCAGGGGCCCGAGAGTAAGCACACAGCAGCGTCTGCTTGCGTTGtgtctgttttatgtttttatatctacatctatatatctataattttattaaaaaaagaaaaagagtcatTTCGATCCTTTCCTCGAGCAAGGCCAGGGCTATTGCTGATACCCAGGGGctccggggtgggggcagagccagcCGGGCCCTGGGAGAGGTGGTGGCCGGCAGCAGGGATGGAGCCTCCGTGGGGGCACTTCTGCTGACTTAGGCGAGTTGAAGCCTGGGAGGCGGGGGCTGGCCCACGGGTCTTTGGCTGACAAGCATGTGGCTCCCCGGGGTCTGCGTCATTCCTGGCAGTAACGGCTTTTGGAGAaaggctggggctgcagctgccccaggggCCCCCGGGAACCCAAGGGCTTGCAGGAGATGGAGGAAGGGTATACATGGGGCCACCCGCTGGCTGAGACCCTGTGGGGCTGTCTCCGAGTTCCGCAGCTGCTTTGGCTGGGCCGGCCCACCTCTGCCTGTTACATGTGTGGAGTGGAGGCATCGGCAATGCACAGTTTTTTGGGACTGAGACAGCTGGGCAGAGGTTGGGGGATGGGTTGGCCCACTGTGGGAGGTGCCCCAGACCTTGGACCCCCGCACTGGGCAGCTGTGCCCCCAGCTGACCTCCacctttctgcttctctctcatgGGACGCTGCGGCCCGCAGGGGGCGGATCGGCACTTGTAGCCGTGGATGGGGGCGCCGTGGCCCGTCCAGGGTGCCCCCCGGCCTGCACCTGTGCCACCTGGGCCTCTCAGAGGACCGCCCACTACTGCAGGTCCCCTGGAGTCCAGCCGCTGGGGTGCCCCCCCGAGGAGCTGTGTGCCGCCTGCACTTGGCCGCCTCCAGCCTTTTCCCCAGCCTCTCGGGGCCTGAGCGGGATGCCAAGTAGGCGTCCATGGGGCCCGGGACAGCCCAGCCCAGGATGTTTGGGAGGCCAGGCTGCCACAGACCCTGGGGTGTTGGCTGAAGGTCACTTCTCTCTCAGCTAAACCTTGACTGACTCCCAGCCCACTGGGGCCCGTGACCATGTGCCCACCCACCTCAGGAAGTTCCCATCTGCTGTCAGGGGGCCAAATGCCCCAGGTGGGGGCCCCGGGTCTGCTGGGACCAGCATGGCCTTCCCAAGGTGTCAAGCCATCACCTTGACCTCCCTGCTTGACTAAGCACTTTAGACGCCACTTCCTCCTCAGGAAGCCCAGGCCTCTGTGgtaaggctggggtgggggtctcaGGTTGCCCCCGCAGGTCACTGCACTCCCCCCTCCCTAACCCCAGCACAGATGCCTTAACCGGAGCCACCAGCCTGCTGAGCCGTCCAGGCCCTGCCAGGGCGGGAAGAGAGCCGGCCGCCCAGCAGCTGCCCGGCAGCCTTCGCTCTTCACTCTGAGACGTGCACTGGGGGTGCTTGGGGGTGCTCGGGTGGGGCTCTGCCGTCCCCAGCCGGCTGGGCCTGGATGCCCCCAGGGAGAGGGCGGGGCCCCAGCCCGCTCTTTCCTGCTGGAGCAGCAGCTCTGTGTCTCCCACGTGGGGGTGAGCAAGCCACAGAGCTATTCTCTATTGTTTTAGAAGGAATTCCTTACCCCAATTTAATGccctaaataaaatttttggtgTTTACCTCCACAGCTCTCTCCAACAATGTGGTCCCCCTGTCCTCCAAGCCCTGGGGTGTGCCGGGAGGTTGGACTGCACAGGGGCCCTGAGTTGAGGAGGCCACAGGAATGGGGCCGGGCGGTGGTGatggccgggggctgggggggtggggagggcgaggTGGTTGGCCAGACAGAGACCTCGGGTTACATGATAGGTAGGAGGTTCAGGCTGAGCACCAGACCCGCGTGGGCAAGGAGAGGATCTCTGTCCTCATGGACAGTGGAGACCCTCCTGGCAAACCTCTGCTCAGAGCCCTCTTGGtgctgggggcaggctgggggtttcctgtgaggggtgggggggctgccatCCAGCAGGCACTCGGGGCACAAAGACCGAGGTGGGGCTGCCACCCTGCGGGACCCCCACCCACTGCGAGGTCAGCCTCAGGATGCAGCAAagctccctgtccccagctccaTGGAGAGTCTCAGACGCTGTATGTGTCACTACTGTATGTCTAGCCACAGGCCCAGCCCTCAGGACAGACCCTCCTCCACCCTTCCCCGAGGtgctggtggggcaggggctggcttGGCTGCTGGGTGCCTGGGGCCGTGCCGGCCGCCTGGCCTCCTCCTCACTGGGGCAGCTGGGCTTCCAGGCTAGAAGGGCAGGAAGTCATCCACTTCGAGGCGCAGGAATGGGCTCAGTAGGGCCCGGAGCTTCCAGACGGCAGCACGGCTCAGCAGAGGTGGCACCAGCCCCTCGAAGGGTGTGGGGTCCACCACGTACACGTAGGCAGCGGTACAGGCCAGCAGGGtgcccagcagcagcctcagggcCAGCAGCCTGCGGGCGGTGGTGGTCAGGGGGCAGGGGTGCTCGGGGGACAGTCCCAGGGGACTGGGCTCCACCCGTACGCTCTCGCACCACCTACCAGAGCTGGCCTTTGAGGCCTTCGGAACATCCCAGCTGCGGCTTTGCCttctgcgggggaggggggcaggtcagagcctgcccccgcccctgcagggGTCCAGGTGTTTCGTGTCCCCGCTTGGACGGCCCAGgacacgccccccgccccccacccgtgACTCTGGATGCCTGGCTCCTGGTGGGGCTCTCACCGTGGGGCCTCTTCCATTGaagcccacctctcccctccccaaacagGGCCTGCAGGGTGGGAAACTCGGCGGGGGTGCTGCTTACTGCTACGCACAGGTCCTTTCTTGCCTGGGTGCGGCACTGGGCACGGTCCCTGGGGAGTCACAGAGTCAGGGCCACCTGCACTCCCTGCGCCGGCCTGGCACCGCCTTGGTCTGGTGCCATGGagccggggaggggctggggattGGTTTATCCCATCCCGACAGGacacctgcccctcccagctcGGTCAGGCCACCCCGACCCCACACATCACCCCAGAATCTCCAGCTGAATGTCTTCCATCTGGTCTAGCACGCCCCGGATATCCTTCTTGAGGTTCTAGggggcagaggagcagagagTCCTCCATCCCTGATGGTCCTGCCATACCCCCTGcctctcgcccctcccccagccccgctcagtccctgcctccctcaACCTCTGGGCACGGCTCTTCGGGGGACCTACCAGGAGTCCGGTGGCCTGGTTGTTCAGGGCCATGTGCACCTCAGCCACGCCGTCCCACACCTGGTTGGGGGAAGGCTAGGTTGTGCTCTCAGGATGTGCCCCACCCTGCGGGTTACCCAGCACCCCCCCTTCCACCCTGGCCAGGCAGGCACCTCGGTAATGGCCATCTTCTTCCTCTCAAAGGACAGTCGGATCTGCTGTAGCTCATTCTGAGGGGGGAGCACAGTATGGGCACGGGCAGGGTCAGCGGGCGgtcagcctcttcctcctccacccacctgGGGCTGGTGCACGAAGGCCCTGCTCCGCCccgccctccaggccccgccGGCCCGGGTGCCCACCTGGGACTGCTGCACGAAGGACTCCTCGCCTCGGCACAGCTCCCGCTGCAGCAGCTGCAAAGGTGCCCTGTCTTCCAGGGGCCTGGAACCAGCCTGCTCAGGAGGCTGCAGAAGAGCCCCTGGATCAGCTTCAAGGTCACGGACAAGGTCTGTGGTCACGGACTGCTCAGGGGCGGGCGTGGAGGGTGTGGTGCGTGGCTGACTCTGTCAGTCCTGACAGCAGCCGAAGCCCTGCTGGGCCCAGGTGCCGCCCTGTGCTTACCCAGGCCAGGGCTGTTCTGCTTGAGTGCTCCGGGCACAGGGGCAGGAAGTGCTGCCCCGGTCCCAGAAGGGCCCCCAGCTGCTCCCGCAGGTCCTGGTTCTGCCTtttctgggggagggaggcagagagacggCATGCCCATCACGGCTGCTTCTTGGGCAGGAGCCTGAGACACAGGGCTTAGGAGGTCCAGGAAAGGCTGTGAGCTCATTGCGCAGATGGGCGCAGAGCCTGGGACCAGCCCAGGCGCCTCACTCACCAGATTCTGGTTCTCCTGCTCCAGCTGGAGGAAGGAGTGTTCTCCAGGCCCCAGGGGCACGCtctggagctgggaggaggctACCCTGGGTGAGCCCGGAGTTCTTGCTGCCTGCGGCAGGCAAGGGCACAGGCAGGGTCTGGGCCTTGAACCGGGGGCTCCCCCCTGCCTGGGTGACCCTGGCTCCCTTCCTGAGTGCAGGGGCCAGACCcagcccatctctgcctccatctgtcCTTGTCTCACCCCTGCcggctctctgggtctctgtctcTGCGCCTCTCCCTCTTCACATGCAATAAAGCCCCCAGGTACCCCGCTACCTACCCTGGGCCCTCCGacccctggccctggggctgggaaaGTCCTGGCAGACTCCACTGAGTGCATGGAGCTGAGAGGCCCGGGGCAGGACCAGCTTACAAACCCCTGGCAGGGTGGGTCTAGGCATCCTCCATGGCTGCTTGAAGTTGAGGGTTGGGGGCACTGAGGGTGGGAGAGGCCACAGGGCCCCAG
The genomic region above belongs to Phyllostomus discolor isolate MPI-MPIP mPhyDis1 chromosome 13, mPhyDis1.pri.v3, whole genome shotgun sequence and contains:
- the CCDC188 gene encoding coiled-coil domain-containing protein 188, translating into MEGPKTLGPCGLSHPQCPQPSTSSSHGGCLDPPCQGFVSWSCPGPLSSMHSVESARTFPAPGPGVGGPRVGSGVPGGFIACEEGEAQRQRPREPAGVRQGQMEAEMGWVWPLHSGREPGSPRQGGAPGSRPRPCLCPCLPQAARTPGSPRVASSQLQSVPLGPGEHSFLQLEQENQNLKRQNQDLREQLGALLGPGQHFLPLCPEHSSRTALAWPPEQAGSRPLEDRAPLQLLQRELCRGEESFVQQSQNELQQIRLSFERKKMAITEVWDGVAEVHMALNNQATGLLNLKKDIRGVLDQMEDIQLEILGDRAQCRTQARKDLCVAALTCPPPPQKAKPQLGCSEGLKGQLWLLALRLLLGTLLACTAAYVYVVDPTPFEGLVPPLLSRAAVWKLRALLSPFLRLEVDDFLPF